From the genome of Actinomycetota bacterium, one region includes:
- a CDS encoding LacI family DNA-binding transcriptional regulator produces MTIADVALHAGVSKTTVSHVLSGRRPVAVPTRERVQISIQKLGYRPDGLARSLRTRRSHLVALLIPDITNPFYPTLARGLEAGIGAGYHVVVCNTDSRPTEELEFVEEMCDRRVDGLVLDSFAVGVDQLRDVTGSDIPVVWIGAEASDHPGIDIVRPDDEQGAYDATMHLVERHRTRIAMIEGIPGSGEPRNQGYRRALAAAGLITDRSMIRHGRWTREGGAGAMRALLENTQSPDGVFCANDLMAIGALDVLRTHMLGVPDDVAIVGFDDIEAAALVSPPLTSVVNPAFDTGHAAAALLMERMTGAYAGPQRAVTLPCRLVVRAST; encoded by the coding sequence GTGACCATCGCGGACGTCGCCCTCCACGCGGGCGTCAGCAAGACGACCGTGTCGCACGTGCTCTCCGGTCGTCGGCCCGTCGCAGTGCCGACACGCGAGCGCGTGCAGATCTCGATCCAAAAGCTGGGCTACCGCCCGGACGGTCTGGCCCGGAGCCTTCGAACGAGGCGATCACATCTCGTCGCGCTGCTGATCCCCGACATCACGAACCCGTTCTATCCGACGCTCGCCCGTGGGCTCGAGGCAGGGATCGGCGCGGGCTATCACGTCGTTGTCTGCAACACGGACTCGCGTCCCACCGAGGAGCTCGAGTTCGTCGAGGAGATGTGCGACAGGCGCGTGGACGGACTCGTGCTCGACTCGTTCGCTGTCGGTGTGGACCAGCTCCGAGACGTGACGGGGAGCGACATCCCCGTCGTGTGGATCGGTGCCGAGGCGTCCGATCATCCCGGCATCGACATCGTCCGTCCCGATGACGAGCAGGGCGCCTACGACGCGACGATGCATCTCGTGGAACGCCACCGAACGCGCATCGCGATGATCGAGGGCATCCCCGGCTCGGGCGAACCACGCAACCAGGGATACCGGCGCGCTCTCGCCGCGGCGGGGCTGATAACGGATCGGTCGATGATCCGTCACGGCAGATGGACTCGAGAGGGAGGCGCCGGCGCGATGCGCGCGTTGCTCGAGAACACGCAATCGCCCGACGGGGTGTTCTGCGCGAACGACCTGATGGCGATCGGTGCGCTGGACGTGCTGCGCACACACATGCTCGGCGTTCCCGACGACGTGGCGATCGTCGGCTTCGATGACATCGAGGCGGCCGCGCTCGTCTCGCCACCGCTCACGTCGGTCGTGAACCCCGCGTTCGACACCGGCCACGCGGCGGCCGCCCTGCTCATGGAGCGAATGACCGGCGCCTATGCTGGACCCCAGCGTGCGGTGACCCTGCCGTGCCGCCTCGTGGTTCGCGCGTCGACGTGA
- a CDS encoding sugar ABC transporter substrate-binding protein, producing the protein MRSARTVLVRRSAYAIASLALIAAACVGGGGTEPSPDAGAQVEPIVAQEPSEPVTIRYAVFSSVAESPQMKGFKRAFEQEHPNITVEFEPVPSGRSREKMLTQIAGGNAPDTAFIDAGFVQELASRGALMNLDGYIAGSDVVAREDYVEGFRNTALFQDSMYGLPFDGETTGLFYRTDLFEEAGIEGPPQTWEEFEQAAQALTEPDEQQYGVAMFSTEAAYYWYPWLWQAGGDTLSEDGQDIAFDSAEGVEAAQFYVNLARNYAPPDYLASDSWNGRVAFATGKVGMYIAGNWFAGQLLSEFPDIEGEWASAPLPQGDAGCATTLAGDSLAILGTSENADAAWLWIEFLSTPENMTTWTIGEETTTLLPPRESLLSSPQLAENKPFLQGFADDMECAFVSTVEQPRFPEVEAVLNEKLGEAMFGDITPEEAVQQAAAEGEEIIDEG; encoded by the coding sequence GTGAGATCAGCCCGGACGGTGCTCGTTCGACGCTCGGCGTACGCGATCGCGTCGCTTGCGCTCATCGCGGCCGCGTGCGTGGGCGGTGGCGGCACCGAGCCGTCGCCTGATGCCGGCGCACAGGTCGAGCCGATCGTGGCTCAAGAACCATCCGAACCGGTCACCATTCGATATGCCGTCTTCTCCTCCGTGGCCGAATCGCCCCAGATGAAGGGGTTCAAGCGCGCGTTCGAGCAGGAGCACCCGAACATCACCGTCGAGTTCGAGCCGGTCCCTTCGGGGCGCAGCCGCGAGAAGATGCTGACGCAGATCGCGGGGGGGAACGCGCCGGACACGGCGTTCATCGACGCGGGGTTCGTGCAGGAGCTCGCGTCGCGCGGCGCGCTGATGAACCTCGACGGCTACATCGCCGGAAGTGACGTCGTGGCGAGAGAGGACTACGTCGAGGGTTTCCGCAACACGGCCCTCTTCCAAGACAGCATGTACGGACTCCCATTCGACGGCGAGACCACCGGCCTGTTCTACCGGACGGACCTGTTCGAGGAGGCGGGGATCGAAGGGCCCCCACAGACATGGGAGGAGTTCGAGCAGGCCGCGCAGGCGCTGACCGAGCCCGACGAGCAACAGTACGGCGTCGCGATGTTCTCCACGGAGGCGGCGTACTACTGGTACCCGTGGCTGTGGCAGGCCGGCGGCGACACCCTGAGCGAGGACGGCCAGGACATCGCGTTCGACAGTGCCGAGGGCGTCGAAGCCGCGCAGTTCTACGTCAACCTCGCCCGGAACTACGCTCCGCCGGACTACCTGGCGTCTGACTCATGGAACGGGCGCGTCGCGTTCGCGACGGGCAAGGTCGGGATGTATATCGCCGGCAACTGGTTTGCTGGGCAGCTCCTGTCGGAGTTCCCCGACATCGAGGGAGAGTGGGCGAGCGCTCCGCTTCCGCAGGGCGACGCCGGCTGCGCCACCACGCTCGCCGGTGACAGCCTGGCCATCCTGGGGACTTCGGAGAACGCGGACGCCGCCTGGCTGTGGATTGAGTTCCTGTCCACTCCGGAGAACATGACGACCTGGACGATCGGCGAGGAGACGACGACGCTGCTGCCGCCGCGCGAGTCGCTGCTGAGCTCGCCGCAGCTCGCGGAGAACAAGCCGTTCCTCCAGGGCTTCGCCGACGACATGGAGTGCGCGTTCGTCAGCACCGTCGAGCAGCCTCGGTTCCCAGAGGTCGAGGCCGTCCTGAACGAGAAGCTCGGCGAGGCCATGTTCGGAGACATCACGCCGGAAGAAGCGGTCCAGCAGGCCGCCGCGGAGGGCGAGGAGATCATCGACGAGGGCTAG
- a CDS encoding sugar ABC transporter permease, with amino-acid sequence MRGVLHDMRREWTAYLFHAPGLILFAIFVVYALFTSFILSFQDWDLIGARTWVGLDNYRELLLEDSDFHEALGHTAYFVVGTVLPSTALGLGLALLLNSQIRGLGLFRTAYYLPSITPLVIASLLWLWVYHSDYGLANFYLQKLGILDQPVVWLGNRATAMPALIVMSIWQTAGFGMLVYLAGLQAIPQEYYEAADVDGAGVWTRFWRITLPLLAPTTFFVLVINTVGAARNFTPFFVMTNGGPPGPGGATTTVGFWIYQNAFRFLRFGYASALAYAMFALLFGLSYLQFRWYRKRVED; translated from the coding sequence GTGCGCGGCGTGCTCCACGACATGCGTCGCGAATGGACCGCGTACCTGTTCCACGCGCCCGGCCTGATCCTGTTCGCGATCTTCGTCGTCTACGCGCTGTTCACGTCGTTCATCCTGTCGTTCCAGGATTGGGACCTGATCGGCGCGCGCACGTGGGTCGGTCTGGACAACTACCGTGAGCTCCTCCTCGAGGACAGCGACTTCCACGAAGCGCTCGGGCACACGGCGTACTTCGTTGTCGGGACCGTGCTCCCCTCGACGGCGTTGGGCCTTGGCCTCGCGCTGCTGCTGAACTCGCAGATCCGGGGGCTCGGCCTGTTCCGGACGGCGTACTACCTGCCGTCGATCACGCCGCTCGTCATCGCTTCGCTGCTGTGGTTGTGGGTGTACCACTCGGACTACGGGCTGGCGAACTTCTACCTGCAGAAGCTCGGCATCCTCGATCAACCCGTGGTATGGCTGGGCAACCGGGCGACCGCCATGCCGGCGCTGATCGTGATGAGCATCTGGCAGACGGCCGGCTTCGGCATGCTCGTGTACCTCGCCGGTCTTCAGGCGATCCCACAGGAGTACTACGAGGCCGCCGACGTCGACGGCGCCGGCGTGTGGACGAGGTTCTGGCGGATCACGCTTCCTCTGCTCGCGCCCACAACGTTTTTCGTCCTGGTGATCAACACGGTGGGTGCGGCAAGGAACTTCACACCGTTCTTCGTGATGACGAACGGCGGTCCGCCCGGCCCCGGCGGGGCGACCACGACGGTGGGGTTCTGGATCTACCAGAACGCGTTCCGATTCCTGCGCTTCGGCTACGCCTCCGCGCTCGCGTACGCCATGTTCGCGTTGCTGTTCGGACTGTCGTACCTCCAGTTCCGTTGGTACCGAAAGCGGGTGGAGGACTGA
- a CDS encoding carbohydrate ABC transporter permease: MGTVMGGERHELGQPVPGDFERVRQPPRRRRRFKPTRPIRYLILIGLSVIFFAPMAYMVSASFQPLEQMFRLPPSWIPPDPTIDNYVEFFTSGRNIPRWVFNSIYVTTIITAAVVFTSSLIAYTFAKRTFPGRDFLFLLTLATLMLPSEVLGIPNYLIMKSFPLFGGNDLYGVGGHGLLNSYWGLIVPNIGSAFSIFLLRQYMKSAVPDELIDAARIDGAGHFRIYWRVVMPLCRPALAAVAIFTFQFWWQELYGPLIIIDSESLFTMPLGLTTFAQGNRTLWHLIMAGSVLMVLPIVIIFFVFQKLFVRGISLSGLKG; this comes from the coding sequence ATGGGCACCGTCATGGGAGGGGAGCGGCACGAGCTCGGCCAACCCGTGCCCGGCGACTTCGAGCGCGTGCGGCAACCTCCGCGTCGACGTCGCCGGTTCAAACCGACGCGCCCGATCCGCTATCTGATCCTGATCGGGCTCTCCGTGATCTTCTTCGCGCCGATGGCGTACATGGTGAGCGCGTCGTTCCAGCCGCTCGAGCAGATGTTCCGGCTTCCGCCGAGCTGGATCCCGCCGGACCCCACGATCGACAACTACGTCGAATTCTTCACGTCCGGCCGGAACATCCCGCGGTGGGTGTTCAACAGCATCTACGTCACCACCATCATCACCGCGGCCGTCGTCTTCACCAGCTCGCTGATCGCCTACACGTTCGCCAAGCGGACGTTCCCCGGTCGCGATTTCCTGTTCCTGCTCACCCTGGCCACGCTGATGCTGCCCTCCGAGGTGCTGGGCATCCCCAACTACCTGATCATGAAGTCGTTCCCGCTCTTCGGCGGGAACGACCTGTACGGCGTCGGCGGCCACGGGCTGCTGAACTCGTATTGGGGGCTGATCGTCCCCAACATCGGAAGCGCGTTCTCGATCTTCCTCCTTCGTCAGTACATGAAGTCCGCTGTTCCCGACGAGCTGATCGACGCGGCCAGGATCGACGGGGCCGGACACTTCCGCATCTATTGGAGGGTCGTGATGCCGCTGTGCCGGCCGGCCCTCGCCGCCGTGGCCATCTTCACCTTCCAATTCTGGTGGCAGGAGCTGTACGGCCCGCTGATCATCATCGACAGCGAGTCCCTGTTCACGATGCCGCTGGGGCTCACCACGTTCGCGCAGGGGAACCGAACGCTATGGCACCTCATCATGGCCGGTTCGGTGCTGATGGTCCTGCCGATCGTGATCATCTTCTTCGTGTTCCAGAAGCTATTCGTCCGGGGCATCTCGCTGTCGGGGCTCAAGGGCTGA
- a CDS encoding alpha-amylase family glycosyl hydrolase: protein MFGWEERVRGAGRCSDVVALVDGAEVDAEVEVDGEGFSFRVPIRTGPNNVTARCILDEGSTIETDPITFTGMLASRPTARIDVSVNGSTVVFDGAPSEPTEPDGTPIETYEWTPYRQVGAPEPHLQLAGGGAFRRETGRRLEIEAPARDGEYFVTLTATDAEGTTDSSTTYFVVEDGQPRTVDLMHEHPAWIDRAIVYAPVHQLWGGGAASVEERLPYLRDLGVDALWLWPPVTRRAPGEEYAIADYFSIDEEWGSPEEMRSLVDRAHELGLRVLLDFVPNHSSIEHRYYQTAQQEGPGSHYWDFYDRKPNGEFTHYFDWTHLPNLNYDNPQVRTMMTEAFSYWIRDFDVDGFRVDAAWGIKRRRPDYWAPWREELKRIKPDLLLLAEATARDRYYFENGFDVGYDWTDHPGQWPWASAWEFPQEIQALLVPSLTNQDRGYPRGAIVLRFLNNNDTGVRFAERYGADMTRVASALQFTVPGIPLMFGGDEIGARYQPYTAYDRIPWKDRYGLRPWYDGLIELRERLPALLSRELSVLTTNWGSVIAYVRPRFRGGDPVLVVLNFAGRANPTIESSPALDEVLSTGAVEDALTGERIDVRAGDDLTLRMPQQSVHVLVPSSGGAS, encoded by the coding sequence GTGTTTGGTTGGGAAGAGCGCGTTCGGGGAGCCGGTAGGTGCTCCGACGTCGTCGCGCTCGTGGACGGCGCCGAGGTGGACGCCGAGGTCGAGGTCGACGGCGAAGGCTTCTCGTTCCGCGTTCCGATCCGAACGGGACCGAACAACGTCACCGCGCGATGCATCCTCGATGAGGGCAGCACCATCGAGACCGACCCCATCACCTTCACGGGGATGCTCGCGTCGCGGCCGACCGCGCGCATCGACGTGTCGGTCAACGGCTCGACCGTTGTCTTCGACGGCGCACCGAGCGAGCCGACCGAGCCGGACGGAACGCCCATCGAGACGTACGAGTGGACGCCGTACCGTCAGGTCGGCGCGCCTGAGCCGCATCTGCAGCTGGCCGGCGGTGGCGCGTTCCGCCGCGAGACCGGACGCCGGCTCGAGATCGAGGCGCCGGCGCGCGACGGCGAGTATTTCGTCACGCTGACGGCGACGGACGCGGAGGGCACGACCGACTCGAGCACGACGTACTTCGTCGTCGAGGACGGACAGCCGCGAACCGTCGACCTGATGCATGAGCACCCCGCGTGGATCGATCGGGCGATCGTCTACGCGCCGGTCCACCAGCTATGGGGCGGCGGGGCCGCGAGCGTCGAGGAACGGCTGCCGTACCTTCGCGATCTCGGGGTCGACGCGCTGTGGCTCTGGCCGCCCGTCACGAGGCGCGCGCCGGGCGAGGAGTACGCGATCGCGGACTACTTCTCCATCGACGAGGAGTGGGGATCGCCCGAGGAGATGCGGAGCCTCGTCGATCGAGCGCACGAACTGGGGCTGCGCGTGCTCCTCGACTTCGTGCCGAACCACAGCTCGATCGAGCATCGCTATTACCAAACCGCGCAGCAGGAGGGCCCCGGCTCGCACTACTGGGACTTCTACGACCGAAAGCCGAACGGCGAGTTCACGCACTACTTCGACTGGACGCACCTTCCCAACCTCAACTACGACAACCCGCAGGTCCGAACGATGATGACCGAGGCGTTCTCGTACTGGATCCGCGACTTCGACGTCGACGGGTTCCGCGTGGACGCGGCGTGGGGGATCAAGCGCCGGCGCCCCGACTACTGGGCCCCGTGGCGCGAGGAGCTGAAGCGGATCAAGCCGGACCTGCTGCTCCTGGCCGAGGCGACGGCACGCGATCGCTACTACTTCGAGAACGGGTTCGACGTTGGCTACGACTGGACGGACCATCCCGGCCAGTGGCCGTGGGCATCGGCGTGGGAGTTCCCTCAGGAGATCCAGGCCCTGCTCGTGCCGTCGCTGACGAACCAGGACCGTGGCTATCCCAGGGGCGCCATCGTGCTTCGGTTCCTCAACAACAACGACACGGGCGTCCGGTTCGCGGAACGCTACGGGGCGGACATGACCCGGGTCGCGTCGGCGCTCCAGTTCACCGTGCCGGGTATCCCGCTGATGTTCGGAGGGGACGAGATCGGCGCGAGGTACCAGCCGTACACGGCGTACGACCGGATCCCGTGGAAGGACCGGTACGGTCTGCGCCCCTGGTACGACGGGCTGATCGAGCTCCGCGAACGACTACCGGCGCTGCTGTCACGTGAGCTGTCTGTGCTGACGACGAACTGGGGCAGCGTGATCGCGTACGTCCGTCCGAGGTTTCGGGGCGGCGATCCCGTGCTGGTCGTGCTGAACTTCGCCGGGCGTGCAAACCCGACCATCGAGTCGTCGCCGGCGCTCGATGAGGTGCTATCGACGGGCGCGGTCGAGGATGCGTTGACGGGCGAACGGATCGACGTTCGAGCCGGCGACGACCTGACACTGCGGATGCCGCAGCAGTCCGTGCATGTTCTGGTGCCGTCATCGGGGGGCGCGTCGTGA
- a CDS encoding zinc-binding dehydrogenase, with translation MRLAVMERPGRFELREEPVPSIGRDDVLLRVAACGVCTSELDMWRGLAGHAAYPWYPGHEVSGTVEAAGEDVTTLVPGEPVAAWVTTRGYADYVAVPAEYCFRALDVPLRLALGEPVACAVNVVELAEVGLADDVVVIGAGFMGLLALELVQLRGSRNVIVADTRADALERARKIGATHVVDVSRESLKDAVSGLTDGAGADVTFEMTGVQDALTAAGDVTRMSGTVVIGGYHQGDPRTIPLAEWNWMAFKIANAHFRDVSTIIRGMRRGMRLLTSGRISMEGLVTHPFDLDHIDDAFRTAVERPDGFVKATVTP, from the coding sequence GTGAGGCTCGCGGTCATGGAACGGCCGGGGCGGTTCGAGCTTCGCGAGGAGCCGGTCCCGTCGATCGGGCGGGACGACGTGCTGCTGCGCGTCGCGGCGTGCGGCGTGTGCACGTCCGAGCTCGACATGTGGCGGGGGCTGGCCGGTCACGCGGCATACCCCTGGTATCCGGGGCACGAGGTGAGCGGGACCGTCGAGGCCGCCGGCGAGGACGTGACCACGCTCGTCCCGGGGGAACCCGTCGCGGCGTGGGTGACGACGCGTGGGTACGCCGATTACGTCGCGGTCCCCGCCGAGTACTGCTTCCGCGCGCTCGACGTTCCGCTCCGGCTCGCTCTCGGCGAACCGGTCGCGTGCGCCGTCAACGTCGTCGAGCTTGCCGAGGTGGGGCTCGCCGACGACGTCGTCGTGATCGGCGCGGGATTCATGGGGCTACTCGCGCTGGAGCTCGTTCAGCTTCGCGGTTCCCGCAACGTCATCGTCGCCGACACCCGCGCCGACGCGCTCGAGCGCGCGAGGAAGATCGGCGCCACGCACGTCGTCGACGTGAGCCGTGAGTCGCTCAAGGACGCTGTGTCGGGCCTGACAGACGGTGCCGGGGCCGACGTGACGTTCGAGATGACCGGCGTGCAGGACGCCTTGACGGCTGCCGGAGACGTCACCCGGATGAGCGGGACCGTGGTGATCGGCGGGTACCACCAGGGCGATCCGCGGACGATCCCCCTCGCGGAGTGGAACTGGATGGCGTTCAAGATCGCCAACGCGCACTTTCGCGACGTGTCGACGATCATCCGCGGGATGCGGCGCGGCATGCGGCTCCTGACGTCGGGCCGTATCTCGATGGAGGGCTTGGTGACGCACCCGTTCGACCTGGACCACATCGACGACGCGTTCCGCACGGCGGTAGAGCGGCCGGACGGATTCGTCAAGGCGACGGTGACGCCGTGA
- a CDS encoding glycosyl hydrolase: MSERAMRGERRPTTIETFREPSREFGILPFWFLNGELDPDEMRFQLGELRDKGMQGVILHGRYGLEIPYVSDEYLDRIRLAVDEANRLGLAAWIYDEMNWPSGTADKRVLKERPDLAQRYIECVSFEIRGPWFMCLTGEDSRYLDFERSTPIAAFAIGEDDRVIDLTRNLSFEKVVPWEVPPGLWRLCYIVEKRADYYIDALDPESTATFLRLGYDPYAQAIGNPLPGRLVGFYSDEPAMHYFLSASDQPIVPWTKEMFGRFRERNGYDLRPRLVDLFFDMRPDAARTRHDFYDTLTDFYSSAYYAQIRDWCQEHGVVFTAHLLYEEWLRRMIRVEGNLFRHYRNMDVVAVDHLYPVIGTREAPDQHVAMKVASSAAHQVGSERLICESFGGIFMDATMQRMKWIADWEYVLGVNVLNPHGFHYTLEGARKRDWPPSMFYQYPWWRYYEHFSTYMSRLSEMLTGGRHVAKVAVVWPIESMFATYVPQTRTHDNDMTEAGLNRLTDLLLRLHHDFDYVDEEALADAAVDGGRLRVGEEEFELVLVPPMTHVRLSTVEALERFASAGGRVLGILSTPRTAFGDDGTLVDVGARFDSLLATDGEVKKHDGGGLGAFVRGDAGAVLDGAAAAAPLAEDLRSAIASLIEPDVEISNEELFCVHRVREGRDLYFVVNPTTEEQRARMSISGAASPVVWDPSTGEERPATAVDRDGSRTSFDLNLPPVGSMFVLTAEPVVGGDGRGAMTPREASPRRDNEAVVVDGPWTFEAEDDNALVIATWRAADERDGAPAASYASGPTDGDRWLPVVAGAWSFQLPTEPDRPFPLPVWFRASFDVADVPDRLALILDGMDGSEVRVHLNGTTVDAQPKRSRFDAQMRELDLTVHARTGSNDLAIRLVVESSTGGIVDHLKLVGTFGLDGDAEKGYRIVAPRSGARAAPWTEQGYPFYSGTGVYRARFDAPPAGDGERVVLEVPMGDDVIEAEVNGRSAGVRLWDPYAFDVTDLLMPGENEITLRVANTIANLLNGVDRPSGIAGVPRLVAVSSKARVGARQREA; encoded by the coding sequence GTGAGCGAACGCGCGATGCGGGGCGAACGACGTCCAACCACCATCGAGACGTTCCGCGAGCCCTCGCGGGAGTTCGGGATCCTGCCGTTCTGGTTCCTGAACGGCGAGCTCGACCCGGACGAGATGCGGTTCCAGCTCGGGGAGCTGCGAGACAAGGGCATGCAGGGGGTGATCCTGCACGGGCGCTACGGGCTGGAGATCCCGTACGTGAGCGACGAGTACCTCGACCGGATCCGGCTGGCCGTTGACGAGGCCAACCGGCTCGGCCTGGCGGCGTGGATCTACGACGAGATGAACTGGCCGAGCGGGACGGCCGACAAGCGCGTCCTGAAGGAGCGGCCGGATCTCGCGCAGCGCTACATCGAATGCGTGAGTTTCGAGATCAGGGGCCCGTGGTTCATGTGCCTGACCGGGGAGGACAGCCGATACCTGGACTTCGAACGCTCGACGCCCATCGCCGCGTTCGCGATCGGCGAAGACGACCGGGTGATCGATCTCACGCGGAACCTGTCGTTCGAGAAGGTCGTGCCGTGGGAGGTTCCGCCCGGTCTCTGGCGCCTTTGCTACATCGTGGAGAAGCGCGCCGACTACTACATCGACGCGCTCGATCCTGAGTCGACAGCGACGTTCCTCCGCCTGGGGTACGACCCATACGCGCAGGCGATCGGCAATCCGCTTCCGGGCCGGCTGGTCGGGTTCTACTCCGACGAACCCGCCATGCACTACTTCCTGAGTGCCTCCGACCAGCCCATCGTGCCGTGGACCAAGGAGATGTTCGGGCGGTTCCGTGAGCGGAACGGGTACGACCTTCGCCCCCGGCTCGTCGACTTGTTCTTCGACATGCGGCCCGACGCCGCCAGGACGCGTCACGACTTCTACGACACGCTCACCGACTTCTACAGCTCCGCGTACTACGCACAGATCCGCGACTGGTGCCAGGAGCACGGCGTGGTGTTCACGGCGCACCTGCTGTACGAGGAGTGGCTCCGCCGGATGATCCGCGTCGAGGGCAACCTGTTTCGCCACTACCGGAACATGGACGTCGTCGCGGTCGACCACCTGTATCCGGTGATCGGAACGCGCGAGGCTCCCGATCAGCACGTGGCGATGAAGGTGGCCAGCTCCGCCGCTCACCAGGTGGGCAGCGAACGGCTGATCTGCGAGTCGTTCGGGGGGATCTTCATGGACGCCACGATGCAGCGGATGAAGTGGATCGCCGACTGGGAGTACGTGCTCGGCGTGAACGTGCTCAACCCTCACGGCTTCCACTACACGCTCGAGGGCGCTCGCAAGCGCGACTGGCCGCCGTCGATGTTCTACCAATATCCGTGGTGGAGGTATTACGAGCACTTCTCGACGTACATGAGCCGTCTCTCCGAGATGCTCACCGGCGGGCGTCACGTCGCCAAGGTGGCCGTCGTGTGGCCGATCGAGTCGATGTTCGCGACGTACGTCCCGCAGACGCGTACTCACGACAACGACATGACCGAGGCCGGCCTCAACCGGCTGACGGACCTGCTCTTGCGGCTGCACCACGACTTCGACTACGTCGACGAGGAGGCGCTCGCCGATGCGGCAGTGGACGGCGGCAGGTTGCGCGTGGGCGAGGAGGAGTTCGAGCTCGTCCTGGTGCCGCCGATGACGCACGTTCGACTTTCGACCGTGGAGGCGCTCGAGCGGTTCGCGTCGGCCGGCGGCCGCGTCCTTGGCATTCTGTCGACGCCGCGGACGGCGTTCGGAGACGACGGCACGCTCGTCGACGTCGGCGCGCGGTTCGACTCGCTGCTGGCGACGGACGGCGAGGTGAAAAAACACGATGGCGGTGGTCTCGGCGCGTTCGTCCGGGGCGACGCGGGGGCCGTATTGGACGGCGCCGCGGCCGCCGCTCCGCTCGCCGAGGACCTGCGCTCGGCGATCGCGTCGCTCATCGAACCGGACGTCGAGATTTCCAACGAGGAGCTCTTCTGCGTGCACCGCGTCCGCGAAGGCCGCGACCTGTACTTCGTGGTGAACCCGACGACGGAAGAGCAGCGTGCCCGGATGTCGATCTCCGGCGCCGCGTCGCCGGTCGTGTGGGACCCCTCGACCGGCGAGGAGCGCCCCGCGACCGCGGTCGATCGCGACGGCTCCCGAACCTCGTTCGACCTGAACCTGCCACCCGTCGGCTCGATGTTCGTCCTCACGGCCGAGCCCGTCGTCGGCGGAGACGGCCGAGGCGCGATGACGCCCCGCGAGGCGTCGCCACGTCGAGACAACGAGGCCGTCGTCGTCGACGGGCCCTGGACGTTCGAGGCGGAGGACGACAACGCGCTCGTCATCGCGACCTGGCGCGCGGCGGACGAACGCGACGGCGCACCGGCGGCGTCGTACGCGTCGGGCCCGACCGACGGCGACCGGTGGCTTCCGGTCGTCGCCGGGGCGTGGTCGTTCCAGCTGCCGACCGAACCCGACCGTCCCTTCCCCCTCCCCGTCTGGTTCCGCGCGTCGTTCGACGTGGCTGACGTTCCGGATCGGCTGGCGCTGATCCTCGACGGCATGGACGGCTCGGAGGTGCGCGTTCACCTCAACGGCACGACGGTCGACGCACAGCCGAAGCGGTCTCGGTTCGACGCGCAGATGCGTGAGCTCGACCTAACGGTCCACGCGAGGACGGGGTCGAACGACCTCGCGATCCGTCTCGTCGTCGAAAGCAGCACGGGCGGCATCGTCGACCACCTGAAGCTCGTGGGGACGTTCGGGCTCGACGGCGACGCCGAGAAGGGGTACCGGATCGTTGCCCCGCGTTCCGGCGCGCGGGCCGCGCCGTGGACCGAGCAGGGGTATCCATTCTATTCGGGGACCGGCGTGTACCGGGCGCGCTTCGACGCGCCACCGGCGGGCGACGGCGAGCGCGTCGTGCTCGAGGTGCCGATGGGCGACGACGTCATCGAGGCCGAGGTGAACGGCCGCTCCGCCGGCGTTCGGCTATGGGACCCGTATGCGTTCGACGTCACCGACCTGCTGATGCCCGGCGAGAACGAGATCACGCTGCGGGTAGCCAACACGATCGCCAACCTATTGAACGGCGTCGACCGGCCGTCGGGGATCGCCGGCGTTCCAAGGCTGGTGGCGGTCTCCTCGAAGGCTCGTGTCGGCGCCCGTCAGCGAGAAGCCTGA
- a CDS encoding ureidoglycolate lyase: MHIDAQPLTPDTFAPYGRVIARPERERDAAGPGWRWWAETVLLAGDGRPFGVGYLDLQPGDRQFDWAERHMRTQEAIIATSSELLVYVAPADHPEDPGRLPEMERFTAFRLPPGEGIVMDRAVWHGAPLAVGQPSSAIVLILEGTGRTDVAWARFDPVEIRS, from the coding sequence ATGCACATCGACGCCCAGCCCCTCACGCCGGACACCTTCGCTCCATACGGGCGGGTGATCGCGCGTCCCGAACGCGAGCGCGACGCGGCCGGACCGGGATGGCGGTGGTGGGCCGAGACGGTTCTCCTGGCCGGCGATGGTCGGCCGTTCGGAGTCGGGTACCTCGACCTACAGCCGGGCGACCGGCAGTTCGACTGGGCCGAGCGCCACATGCGTACGCAGGAGGCGATCATCGCGACGTCGTCCGAACTCCTCGTGTACGTCGCGCCGGCCGACCATCCCGAGGACCCGGGCCGCCTGCCCGAGATGGAGCGGTTCACCGCATTCCGACTGCCCCCTGGCGAGGGCATCGTGATGGACCGCGCCGTGTGGCACGGCGCGCCGCTCGCGGTCGGGCAGCCCTCGTCCGCGATCGTCCTGATCCTCGAGGGCACGGGCCGAACGGACGTGGCGTGGGCGCGGTTCGACCCGGTCGAGATCCGATCGTGA